One genomic window of Polaromonas sp. SP1 includes the following:
- the tsaE gene encoding tRNA (adenosine(37)-N6)-threonylcarbamoyltransferase complex ATPase subunit type 1 TsaE, whose amino-acid sequence MTAQRVAGGHPLIVKNIAWPDEAATAAFAQALARRPATGRALIELKGDLGAGKTTFVRHLLKSLGVEGRIKSPTYAVVEPYTLPGMNIWHFDFYRFNDPREWEEAGLRDIFASTGLKLVEWPEKAGPHLPQPDLLLHLEVLPDDTRAVTLTAHTPTGAELLA is encoded by the coding sequence ATGACTGCTCAAAGAGTTGCTGGCGGACACCCGCTGATTGTAAAAAACATTGCCTGGCCCGACGAAGCGGCCACGGCAGCGTTCGCGCAGGCGCTGGCCAGGCGCCCGGCCACCGGCCGCGCGCTGATCGAATTGAAGGGCGACCTGGGCGCGGGCAAAACCACCTTTGTGCGCCATTTGCTGAAAAGCCTGGGCGTTGAAGGCCGCATCAAGAGCCCCACCTACGCGGTGGTCGAACCCTACACGCTTCCCGGCATGAACATCTGGCACTTTGACTTCTACCGCTTCAACGACCCACGTGAGTGGGAAGAAGCCGGGCTGCGCGACATCTTTGCCAGCACCGGCCTCAAGCTGGTCGAATGGCCGGAAAAGGCCGGCCCACACCTGCCGCAACCGGACCTGCTGCTGCACCTGGAAGTCCTGCCGGACGACACCCGCGCCGTCACCCTCACAGCCCACACGCCCACAGGCGCGGAACTGCTCGCATGA
- a CDS encoding Hsp33 family molecular chaperone HslO: protein MSELHKFIFDGLPVRGMLVRLTDSWQEILKRRQAGGGYPVEVMHLLGEMTAAGALMQSNIKFNGALILQIFGDGPVKLAVAEVQPDLTLRATATVTGTVDPGSTLSQLVNVSNQGRCAITLDPKDKLPGQQAYQGVVPLFGDHHEKIENLAEVLEHYMLQSEQLDTKLILAADGNVAAGLLIQRLPVKGQGNLEGTIDRDANEDQIGVNEDYKRIAMLAGTLKREELLTLDADTILRRLFWEEQVTRFEPLRPSFACSCSRERVGSMLRSLGTGEIESIISERGKVAVGCEFCGAQYDFDPVDAAQLFTSQTRQQPPTSTVQ, encoded by the coding sequence ATGTCCGAACTGCATAAATTCATCTTTGACGGGCTGCCTGTGCGCGGCATGCTCGTGCGCCTGACGGACTCCTGGCAGGAAATCCTCAAACGCCGGCAGGCCGGCGGCGGCTACCCGGTCGAGGTCATGCACTTGCTGGGCGAAATGACGGCTGCGGGCGCGCTGATGCAAAGCAACATCAAGTTCAACGGCGCGCTGATCCTGCAAATCTTCGGCGACGGCCCGGTCAAGCTGGCCGTGGCCGAGGTGCAGCCCGACCTGACCCTGCGTGCCACGGCCACCGTCACCGGCACGGTGGACCCGGGCAGTACCCTCAGCCAGCTCGTCAATGTGAGCAACCAGGGCCGATGCGCCATCACACTGGACCCCAAAGACAAGCTGCCGGGGCAGCAGGCGTACCAGGGCGTGGTGCCGCTGTTTGGCGACCACCACGAAAAAATCGAAAACCTGGCGGAAGTGCTGGAGCACTACATGTTGCAGAGCGAACAGCTGGACACCAAGCTGATCCTGGCCGCCGACGGCAATGTAGCGGCGGGCCTCTTGATCCAGCGCCTGCCGGTCAAGGGCCAGGGCAACCTGGAGGGCACGATCGACCGCGACGCCAATGAAGACCAGATCGGCGTGAACGAAGACTACAAACGAATCGCCATGTTGGCCGGCACGCTCAAGCGGGAAGAGCTGCTGACGCTGGATGCCGACACGATTTTGCGCCGCCTGTTCTGGGAAGAGCAGGTCACGCGGTTTGAGCCCTTGAGGCCGAGCTTTGCCTGCAGTTGCTCACGCGAGCGCGTGGGCAGCATGCTGCGCAGCCTGGGCACGGGTGAGATCGAAAGCATTATTTCGGAGCGTGGCAAGGTGGCGGTGGGCTGCGAGTTCTGCGGTGCGCAGTACGACTTCGACCCGGTCGATGCCGCCCAGCTTTTTACCAGCCAGACCCGTCAGCAGCCGCCGACTTCGACGGTGCAGTAG
- a CDS encoding N-acetylmuramoyl-L-alanine amidase has protein sequence MKRQALTTLTRRNALQLGSVVLLLGVQHIARGATIVAVRVWPSKDYTRLTIESDGEIKARQFFVAEPPRLAVDIEGIDLIPALRELVAKVKSDDPNISGIRVGQNAPGVVRLVIDLKQPILPQVFTLPPVAAYQYRLVFDLYPTQVADPLEALIAEKLADKQAGASSSPSPTTGSDPIADLIAKQSGKQEGSKPPPAAVAEKDKDKTPGPGGARPSPEAALIARNKTDRLVIVALDPGHGGEDPGAVGPGGTREKDVVLQIAHRLRDRINSQPNMRAYLTRDADFFVPLHVRVQKARRVQADLFISIHADAFFTARPQGASIFALSEKGASSSAARWIADKENSADLVGGINVKAKDAQVQKALLDMSTTAQINDSLKLGSAMLGEIGNVGKLHKPKVEQAGFAVLKAPDIPSVLVETAFISNPDEEAKLRSDEYQTQLADALMRGISRYFAKNPPLARNRTV, from the coding sequence ATGAAGCGGCAGGCCCTTACGACCCTGACCCGCCGCAATGCCCTGCAACTGGGCAGCGTGGTGCTGCTGCTGGGCGTGCAGCACATCGCACGCGGCGCCACCATCGTGGCGGTGCGCGTCTGGCCGTCCAAGGATTACACCCGGCTCACCATCGAGTCCGACGGCGAGATCAAGGCGCGCCAGTTTTTCGTCGCCGAGCCGCCGCGGCTGGCCGTCGACATTGAAGGCATAGACCTCATCCCCGCGCTGCGCGAGCTGGTGGCCAAGGTGAAGTCCGACGACCCCAATATCTCGGGCATACGCGTCGGGCAAAACGCGCCCGGCGTGGTGCGGCTGGTGATAGACCTCAAGCAACCCATCCTGCCGCAGGTCTTTACCCTGCCCCCGGTCGCGGCCTACCAGTACCGGCTGGTGTTTGACCTTTACCCGACACAGGTGGCCGACCCGCTGGAAGCGCTGATCGCCGAGAAGCTGGCGGACAAGCAGGCCGGCGCTTCTTCGTCCCCCTCTCCCACGACCGGCAGCGACCCCATTGCCGACCTGATTGCAAAACAGTCCGGCAAGCAGGAAGGCAGCAAACCGCCGCCGGCAGCCGTTGCAGAAAAAGACAAGGACAAAACCCCGGGCCCGGGCGGCGCCAGGCCATCACCCGAAGCGGCCCTGATCGCCAGGAACAAGACCGACCGCCTCGTCATCGTGGCGCTGGACCCGGGCCACGGCGGTGAAGACCCGGGCGCCGTCGGCCCTGGCGGCACGCGCGAAAAAGACGTGGTGCTGCAAATCGCCCACCGCCTGCGCGACCGCATCAACTCGCAACCCAATATGCGCGCCTACCTCACACGCGACGCCGACTTTTTTGTGCCGCTGCACGTGCGCGTGCAGAAGGCGCGCCGCGTGCAGGCCGACCTCTTCATCAGCATCCACGCCGACGCTTTCTTCACCGCCCGGCCGCAAGGCGCCAGCATATTTGCGCTCAGTGAAAAGGGCGCGTCCAGCAGCGCCGCACGCTGGATCGCCGACAAGGAAAACTCGGCCGACCTTGTAGGCGGCATCAACGTCAAGGCCAAGGATGCGCAGGTGCAAAAAGCCCTGCTGGACATGAGCACCACCGCGCAGATCAACGACAGCCTGAAGCTGGGCAGCGCCATGCTGGGCGAGATAGGCAATGTCGGCAAGCTGCACAAACCCAAGGTTGAGCAGGCCGGCTTCGCGGTCTTGAAAGCGCCGGACATTCCCAGCGTGCTGGTGGAAACCGCTTTCATCAGCAACCCCGACGAAGAAGCCAAGCTGCGCAGCGACGAGTACCAGACCCAACTGGCCGACGCACTGATGCGCGGCATCTCGCGCTACTTCGCCAAAAACCCGCCGCTGGCCCGCAACCGCACGGTGTAG
- a CDS encoding gamma carbonic anhydrase family protein, translated as MAIYQLDKLTPAVPASAWVADNAQVIGDVRLGEDCSVWFGVVIRGDTETITVGRGTNVQDNSVLHADMGVPLTLGEDVTVGHQVMLHGCTIGDGSLIGIQAVVLNHAKIGKNCLVGAGSVVTEGKEFPDGSLIIGSPAKAVRQLSPEQIEGLKTIAKHYIENAGRYKTGLKKIA; from the coding sequence ATGGCTATTTACCAACTGGACAAGCTGACCCCCGCCGTTCCCGCATCCGCCTGGGTGGCCGACAACGCCCAGGTCATCGGCGATGTGCGGCTTGGCGAGGACTGCAGCGTCTGGTTTGGCGTGGTGATCCGTGGCGACACCGAAACCATTACCGTGGGCCGTGGCACCAATGTGCAGGACAACAGCGTGCTGCATGCCGACATGGGCGTGCCGCTCACCCTGGGTGAAGACGTCACCGTCGGCCACCAGGTCATGCTGCACGGCTGCACCATCGGCGACGGCTCGCTGATCGGCATCCAGGCGGTGGTGCTCAATCACGCGAAGATCGGCAAGAACTGCCTGGTCGGTGCGGGCTCGGTGGTCACCGAAGGCAAGGAATTTCCCGACGGCTCATTGATCATCGGCAGCCCGGCCAAGGCGGTGAGGCAGCTGTCCCCCGAGCAGATCGAGGGTTTAAAAACGATCGCGAAGCACTATATTGAGAATGCCGGCCGTTATAAGACCGGGCTCAAGAAGATCGCCTGA
- a CDS encoding class I SAM-dependent methyltransferase — MIRHLVPDIPPQLPRLPADIALQLPQGQRLGSANAPVKLAFSHWSSIARLKAGQIGALAEEYVEGKLQLEGAMRDVMRAVTKLLPGNPVHSDTGWWSGLLHRAKSLAAHTHARDAAQIQFHYDVSDAFYALWLDPRRVYSCAYYSDNAMTLAQAQEAKLDHICRKLMLKPGERFLDIGAGWGGLLLWAAEHYGVDATGITLSKNQHAHVNRLIEEKGLGGRVRMELRDYRDLPEEQPFDKVSSVGMFEHVGHANMTAYFQKIMRLLAPGGLVMNHGITAGGLENRQLGAGMGDFIEKYIFPGGELMHVSAVLEHMSRAGLEMVDTENLRPHYARTLWNWSDALEAKLEDARRVLAADGGTERAEKTLRAYRLYLAGSAMSFEQGWISLHQMLAARPSGDVHNTAVTGAQSSYPFTRKYMYTPVQAHSV; from the coding sequence ATGATCAGGCACCTCGTTCCAGACATCCCGCCGCAACTGCCGCGCCTGCCCGCGGACATCGCCCTTCAGCTGCCACAAGGCCAGCGTCTGGGCTCGGCCAACGCACCCGTCAAGCTGGCGTTTTCCCATTGGTCCAGCATCGCCCGCCTCAAGGCCGGCCAGATCGGCGCGCTGGCGGAGGAATACGTCGAAGGCAAGCTCCAGCTCGAAGGCGCCATGCGCGACGTGATGCGCGCCGTCACCAAGCTGCTGCCGGGCAACCCGGTGCACAGCGACACCGGCTGGTGGTCCGGACTGCTGCACCGCGCCAAATCGCTGGCCGCCCATACCCACGCGCGCGACGCGGCGCAGATCCAGTTTCACTACGACGTTTCAGACGCCTTCTATGCCCTGTGGCTGGATCCGCGGCGGGTTTATTCTTGCGCCTACTACAGCGACAACGCCATGACGCTGGCCCAGGCGCAGGAGGCCAAGCTGGACCACATCTGCCGCAAGCTGATGCTCAAGCCCGGTGAGCGCTTTCTCGACATCGGCGCCGGCTGGGGTGGCCTGCTGCTGTGGGCCGCAGAACATTACGGCGTTGACGCCACCGGCATCACGCTGTCAAAAAACCAGCATGCCCATGTGAATCGCCTGATTGAAGAAAAAGGCCTGGGCGGACGCGTACGCATGGAGCTGCGCGACTACCGCGACCTGCCGGAAGAACAGCCCTTCGACAAGGTGTCTTCCGTCGGCATGTTCGAGCACGTGGGCCACGCCAACATGACCGCCTACTTCCAGAAAATCATGCGCCTGCTGGCGCCGGGCGGCCTGGTGATGAACCACGGCATCACCGCCGGCGGCCTGGAGAATCGCCAGCTCGGCGCCGGCATGGGCGACTTCATCGAAAAGTACATCTTCCCCGGCGGGGAACTGATGCACGTGAGCGCGGTGCTTGAGCACATGTCGCGCGCAGGCCTGGAGATGGTGGACACCGAAAACCTGCGCCCCCACTATGCGCGCACGCTGTGGAACTGGTCGGATGCGCTGGAGGCGAAGCTCGAAGACGCACGTCGGGTGCTGGCTGCGGATGGCGGAACCGAGCGCGCCGAAAAAACGCTGCGTGCCTACCGCCTCTACCTGGCGGGCAGCGCCATGAGCTTTGAGCAGGGCTGGATCTCACTGCATCAAATGCTGGCGGCGCGGCCTTCGGGCGATGTGCACAACACGGCCGTTACCGGCGCACAGTCCAGCTATCCCTTCACCAGAAAATATATGTACACCCCCGTCCAGGCTCACTCCGTGTAG
- the queG gene encoding tRNA epoxyqueuosine(34) reductase QueG, which yields MQTWARELGFSQIGIAGVDLSSAEPGLSAWVAAGFHGDMHYMAAHGLKRARPAELIPGTVSVITARMDYLPASTAAAPGEWQAMEFSRLERPDEGIVSVYARGRDYHKILRSRLQKLSERISEHVGEMGHRAFTDSAPVLEAELAARSGQGWRGKHTLLLNREAGSMFFLGEIYVDIALPPSEPVTPHCGTCQSCIDVCPTRAIIAPHKLDARRCISYLTIEHAGAIPLELRPLIGNRIYGCDDCQLICPWNKFAQRSALPDFDERQGLTGQQLATLFAWTEDEFLRFTEGSPIRRIGHERWLRNIAVAMGNALRVLDEAHSLPVRAALQARAAGSGELVAEHVNWALGQFDDKNGL from the coding sequence ATTCAAACTTGGGCGCGCGAGCTTGGATTTTCGCAAATTGGCATTGCCGGCGTTGATTTATCGTCGGCTGAGCCTGGATTATCGGCCTGGGTGGCGGCGGGCTTTCATGGCGACATGCATTACATGGCCGCGCACGGCCTCAAACGCGCCCGGCCGGCCGAGTTGATTCCGGGCACCGTGAGCGTCATCACCGCCCGCATGGACTACCTGCCGGCCTCGACAGCCGCGGCGCCGGGTGAATGGCAGGCCATGGAGTTCAGCCGCCTGGAACGGCCCGACGAAGGCATCGTGTCGGTCTATGCGCGCGGCCGCGACTATCACAAGATACTGCGCAGCCGCCTGCAAAAACTCAGCGAGCGCATCTCTGAACACGTGGGGGAAATGGGCCACCGCGCGTTCACGGACTCGGCCCCGGTGCTGGAGGCCGAGCTGGCGGCGCGCAGCGGCCAGGGCTGGCGCGGCAAACACACGCTGCTGCTCAACCGCGAAGCCGGCTCCATGTTTTTCCTGGGCGAGATCTATGTCGACATCGCCCTGCCGCCCAGCGAGCCGGTGACGCCGCACTGCGGCACCTGTCAGTCCTGCATCGACGTATGTCCCACGCGCGCCATCATCGCGCCACACAAACTCGATGCGCGGCGCTGCATCTCCTACCTGACCATCGAGCATGCGGGCGCCATCCCGCTGGAGCTGCGGCCGCTGATCGGCAACCGCATCTACGGCTGCGACGACTGCCAGCTCATCTGCCCCTGGAACAAATTTGCCCAGCGCAGCGCGCTGCCGGATTTTGATGAGCGCCAGGGCCTGACAGGCCAGCAGCTGGCGACCTTGTTCGCCTGGACGGAGGACGAGTTTTTGCGCTTCACCGAAGGCAGCCCGATCCGGCGCATCGGCCATGAGCGTTGGCTGCGCAACATCGCCGTGGCGATGGGCAACGCGCTGCGCGTGCTGGATGAGGCGCACAGCTTGCCTGTGCGGGCGGCCTTGCAGGCGCGGGCGGCGGGCTCGGGCGAATTGGTCGCGGAACACGTGAACTGGGCGCTGGGCCAGTTTGATGATAAAAACGGCCTCTAG
- a CDS encoding tripartite tricarboxylate transporter substrate binding protein BugE, with product MKRRYLFACSVVSALALGTVAGPVLAQGYPNKVVKLQVPFAPGGTTDIVARVIAEPLGKALGQSVIVENKAGGGGVVGALEIARTVPDGYTLGVATVSTTAANPAINPKIPYNTLTDFTPIINIAATPNIIAVHPSFPARNYKEFVAELKKNPGKYSYSSSGTGGIGHLQMELFKSMSGTFVTHIPYRGAGPALNDTVAGQIPMIFDNLPSALPFIQQKRLIPIVVAAPQRLAVLPDVPTFKEVGLEPVNRMAYYGIIGPKNLPKEVVDKVSAGVKKSLEDPAIRKRIEDTGSLIIANTPEQFTAQIKAEFDVYKKVVDSAKLKLD from the coding sequence ATGAAACGACGTTATCTCTTTGCCTGCTCTGTGGTGTCTGCGCTTGCGCTGGGTACCGTTGCAGGCCCTGTTCTGGCGCAGGGATACCCCAACAAGGTGGTCAAGCTGCAGGTGCCTTTCGCGCCGGGCGGCACGACCGACATCGTGGCCCGCGTGATTGCAGAGCCTTTGGGCAAAGCCCTTGGCCAGAGCGTCATCGTCGAGAACAAGGCCGGTGGCGGTGGTGTGGTCGGTGCGCTGGAAATCGCGCGCACCGTTCCCGACGGCTATACGCTGGGCGTGGCCACGGTGTCCACCACCGCGGCCAACCCGGCCATCAACCCCAAGATCCCGTACAACACGCTGACGGACTTCACGCCCATCATCAACATCGCCGCCACGCCGAACATCATCGCGGTGCACCCGAGCTTTCCGGCCCGCAACTACAAGGAGTTTGTGGCCGAGCTGAAGAAGAACCCCGGCAAGTATTCCTACTCGTCGTCGGGCACCGGCGGCATCGGCCACCTGCAGATGGAGCTTTTCAAGAGCATGTCGGGCACTTTCGTGACGCACATCCCGTACCGCGGCGCAGGACCGGCATTGAACGACACGGTCGCCGGCCAGATCCCGATGATTTTTGACAACCTGCCGTCGGCCTTGCCTTTCATCCAGCAAAAGCGCCTGATCCCCATCGTGGTGGCGGCGCCCCAGCGCCTGGCCGTGCTGCCGGATGTGCCGACCTTCAAGGAAGTCGGCCTGGAGCCGGTGAACCGCATGGCCTACTACGGCATCATCGGCCCCAAGAACCTGCCCAAGGAAGTGGTCGACAAGGTCAGCGCCGGCGTGAAGAAGTCGCTGGAAGATCCGGCCATTCGCAAGCGCATCGAAGACACGGGTTCGCTGATCATCGCCAATACGCCCGAGCAGTTCACAGCGCAGATCAAGGCTGAATTTGACGTCTACAAAAAGGTCGTGGATTCGGCCAAGCTCAAGCTGGACTGA
- a CDS encoding AEC family transporter: MNYAQLLFPDFSLIVCGYLVCRYTALNRTVWEQVESLVYYFLFPVLLFHSIVKSPLDLGATSSLISAGVLMGVAGIAMAYSLPHLPWLRRHIDTREHAAAAQVAFRFNSFIGLAIADRLAGAQGLQLIAVLIGVCVPLFNVAAVWPMARHAQRGFMGELLRNPLILATATGLAANLLGFTLPVWLEPTVTRIGAASLALGLMAAGAGMQFAHLTQAKTLAVAVLSIRHLLTPLVAMGLAKVFGLSVTQTTILLAFSALPTASSAYVLAARMGYNGGYVAGLVTLSTMLGVVSLPFALGILR, from the coding sequence GTGAATTACGCGCAGCTTCTTTTCCCCGATTTTTCCCTGATCGTTTGCGGCTATCTCGTCTGCCGCTACACCGCCCTCAACCGCACGGTCTGGGAGCAGGTAGAGAGCCTGGTTTATTACTTCCTGTTTCCAGTCCTGCTCTTTCACTCCATTGTGAAAAGCCCCTTGGACCTGGGCGCCACCTCCAGCCTGATCAGCGCCGGTGTGTTGATGGGCGTGGCCGGCATTGCCATGGCCTACAGCCTGCCGCACCTGCCCTGGCTGCGCCGCCACATCGATACGCGTGAACACGCCGCCGCCGCGCAGGTGGCCTTTCGCTTCAACTCCTTTATCGGCCTGGCCATCGCCGACCGGCTGGCCGGCGCACAGGGCCTGCAGCTGATCGCGGTGCTGATCGGCGTCTGCGTGCCGCTCTTCAACGTCGCGGCGGTGTGGCCCATGGCCCGCCACGCCCAGCGCGGCTTCATGGGAGAGCTGCTGCGCAACCCGCTGATCCTGGCCACCGCCACCGGCCTCGCCGCCAACCTGCTGGGTTTCACCCTGCCCGTCTGGCTCGAGCCCACCGTCACCCGCATAGGCGCCGCCTCCCTGGCACTGGGCCTGATGGCCGCAGGCGCCGGCATGCAGTTCGCCCACCTGACACAAGCCAAGACCTTGGCCGTTGCCGTTCTCTCGATACGGCACTTGCTGACACCCCTGGTGGCGATGGGTCTGGCCAAAGTGTTTGGACTTTCCGTCACACAGACCACCATCCTCCTCGCCTTCTCGGCACTGCCCACCGCCTCCAGCGCCTACGTGCTGGCCGCGCGCATGGGCTACAACGGCGGCTATGTGGCGGGTTTGGTCACGCTTTCCACGATGCTGGGCGTGGTCAGCTTGCCGTTTGCGCTGGGCATCCTGCGCTAG
- a CDS encoding septum formation initiator family protein has product MGNRLVPAILIALLAIFHAQLWVGRGSIPSVREMQHRLTEQLAKNTQAQAANDQLAAEVRDLKEGLEMVEEKARTELGMVKPNEIFVQITK; this is encoded by the coding sequence ATGGGAAACCGCCTCGTCCCCGCCATCCTGATTGCGCTGCTGGCGATATTCCACGCGCAGCTCTGGGTTGGCCGGGGCAGTATTCCCAGCGTGCGCGAAATGCAGCACCGGCTGACTGAGCAGCTCGCCAAAAACACGCAGGCCCAGGCCGCCAACGACCAGCTCGCGGCCGAAGTCAGGGACCTGAAGGAAGGCCTGGAGATGGTGGAAGAAAAGGCCCGCACCGAGCTGGGCATGGTCAAGCCCAATGAAATCTTCGTGCAGATCACCAAATAG
- the xerD gene encoding site-specific tyrosine recombinase XerD: MHAESQSSIDGFIDALWLEDGLSKNTLTAYRRDLSLYAVWLAAKEQGGRKLDETAEADLNNYFSARHAATKATSANRRLTVFKRYFRWALRERFITADPTLKLQSAKQALRVPKTMSEAQVESLLDAPDVDTPLGLRDRAMLEVLYASGLRVSELVGLKTFHVSLNEGVLRVMGKGSKERLVPFGQVAREWIVRYIADARQAILGGQQTDDLFVTGHGKGMSRVMFWMLVKKYAQLAGIHSPLSPHTLRHAFATHLLNHGADLRAVQMLLGHADISTTTIYTHVARERLKALHAQHHPRG; this comes from the coding sequence ATGCATGCAGAAAGCCAGTCCAGCATTGATGGGTTTATCGACGCCTTATGGCTGGAAGACGGCCTGTCGAAAAACACGCTGACGGCTTACCGCCGCGACCTTTCGCTGTACGCCGTCTGGCTGGCAGCCAAAGAGCAGGGCGGGCGCAAGCTCGACGAGACGGCCGAGGCCGACCTCAACAATTACTTTTCAGCGCGGCACGCGGCGACCAAGGCGACATCGGCCAACCGGCGCCTGACGGTCTTCAAACGCTACTTCCGCTGGGCGCTGCGCGAGCGTTTCATCACGGCCGACCCGACGCTCAAGCTCCAGTCGGCCAAACAGGCGCTGCGCGTGCCCAAGACCATGAGCGAAGCGCAGGTCGAGTCCCTGCTGGATGCGCCCGATGTCGACACGCCGCTGGGCCTGCGCGACCGCGCCATGCTGGAGGTGCTGTACGCCAGCGGCCTGCGCGTGAGCGAGCTGGTGGGGCTCAAAACCTTTCACGTCAGCCTCAATGAAGGTGTGCTGCGCGTCATGGGCAAAGGCAGCAAGGAGCGGCTGGTGCCTTTCGGCCAGGTCGCGCGGGAATGGATCGTGAGATACATTGCCGACGCCCGCCAGGCCATCCTGGGCGGCCAGCAGACCGACGACCTGTTTGTCACCGGCCACGGCAAAGGCATGAGCCGTGTGATGTTCTGGATGCTGGTGAAAAAGTATGCGCAGCTGGCGGGTATTCACTCGCCGCTGTCACCCCATACCTTGCGCCATGCGTTTGCCACGCATTTGCTCAACCACGGGGCTGATCTGCGCGCAGTGCAAATGCTGCTGGGGCATGCGGACATTTCCACCACCACGATTTACACCCATGTGGCGCGTGAGCGGCTCAAAGCCTTGCATGCACAACATCACCCGAGAGGATGA
- a CDS encoding ferritin-like domain-containing protein → MTTTPPPAELRQQALQALLQADSGQKVLLAQALYRQAATILIATDLPLQAPAGLPGCPQKPELRSHLDVPKRSPFTHEGLAALLHAVTHIEFNAINLALDAIWRFPGMPRAYYLDWLQVAAEEAHHFSLLRAHLQSMGYDYGDFPAHTGLWDMTAKTGGDVLARMALVPRTLEARGLDATPPMQAKLRKVGTPEALAAVAILDIILRDEIGHVAIGNHWYRHLCAQRGLDPVATYPVLARQYGAPRLKGPLNLDARRLAGFDEAELAFLNS, encoded by the coding sequence ATGACGACGACACCGCCTCCAGCCGAACTGCGCCAGCAAGCGTTGCAGGCGTTGCTGCAGGCCGATTCAGGGCAAAAAGTGCTTCTAGCCCAGGCACTGTATAGGCAAGCAGCTACCATTTTGATAGCAACCGACCTGCCGCTCCAGGCGCCGGCCGGCCTGCCCGGCTGCCCGCAGAAGCCCGAGCTGCGCTCCCACCTCGACGTGCCCAAGCGCTCCCCCTTCACCCATGAAGGCCTGGCCGCCCTGCTCCACGCGGTAACGCACATCGAATTCAACGCCATCAACCTGGCCCTGGACGCCATCTGGCGCTTTCCCGGCATGCCGCGCGCCTACTACCTCGACTGGCTGCAGGTGGCTGCCGAGGAGGCCCACCACTTCAGCCTGCTGCGCGCCCACCTGCAATCCATGGGCTACGACTACGGCGACTTCCCGGCCCACACCGGACTCTGGGACATGACCGCCAAAACCGGGGGCGACGTGCTGGCGCGCATGGCGCTGGTGCCCCGCACGCTGGAGGCCCGCGGTCTGGACGCCACCCCGCCCATGCAAGCCAAACTGCGCAAAGTCGGCACGCCCGAGGCGCTGGCGGCCGTGGCCATCCTGGACATCATCCTGCGCGACGAAATCGGCCATGTCGCCATCGGCAACCACTGGTACCGCCACCTGTGCGCCCAGCGCGGGCTGGACCCGGTGGCGACCTACCCGGTGCTGGCCCGGCAGTACGGGGCGCCCCGCCTGAAGGGCCCGCTGAACCTGGATGCCCGGCGCCTGGCGGGTTTTGACGAGGCCGAATTGGCCTTCCTGAATTCCTAG